Sequence from the Zeugodacus cucurbitae isolate PBARC_wt_2022May chromosome 2, idZeuCucr1.2, whole genome shotgun sequence genome:
CTGGTTTTCGAATACTAACGAATCCGCAGGCGGAGCAAGGTTGTTCGTGCGGCTCCTCTTTTTCTATCAAATTAGATTAAAACtacgaaaatatagatataaatttcatttttattctgCTTTCATAAATGTCATATATATTGCCATTTATTAATGCTTACAAATGTTATAAAGTTATAcatttagaaaatatgaattaatccgcttgttattaaatatatttctttaatttacaaAGTTTTACATGTTAcacaaatttttaacttttaaatattttatgctacaTACACAACGTGTAATTAGATATTGTCCCAGTGAACACGAGCTGCCACTGGAACATGTTTTAAGATACCTAAATGTTCAACAATGGGATCATAAATACTTGCATACATTgcaataatattcaattaaaccttgaaaaatttacaattattgtTTATCGTTTGAACGGTGTATGTTTGCGAGTTAAATTGGTTGTATGCCAAGGGATTTTAAGGAAATATTTGCTTCTATTTTGAGGCGGCAAGTTGCTCACTTAAGTTAATTACCTGTTCTGTAAGCACACTGATTTGCTCGTCATAATTAATCCGCGTAGTCGtctaattaaaaacaagaaaccTTTTTATAGTATACGAAGTCATCATCTTCAAAATAGTTCTTATTATTACCAAATCTTCCTCTAGCATTTTTAATGCCTGGTTTATGCTTTCCATCTGCTCATCCTTTGCTTTTAACTCATGCGTCGCATTTTctaaacatatttgaaaatgttCTAATTCTgtttcatatgaaaatattcGAGATTCAGCTATGTACTTCGATTTCAAAAGATTTTCAAATTTGTGACAAAAACTGTTATAAACAAGTTGTTCCTTTGTGGGTGGTAGTGTCGATTCTTTATAAGAGTCACGTGCgctaatatttagaaatatataaatgaagcaGTTAAACGAAAATAAAGATGCATGTAGATagaaatgttttttgtatttaacttcaaattttaaatacctTTTCGTTTCCGTTGAACAATACTTAACCATCAAACCAGCCGCTGCACTGCTACAGCTACAATTGCTTTTCTCTGGATTAGCAGCTGACGAGAATGTGACGTTATTTTCATACATGCCATTTTTTTCGTCTTTCAACATAACCGCTtcattacattttaaaatttcatattgagTACGCCAGTGAAACATCTCTTTTTCCAGGTTACAAATACGTTCTTCAGCTGTTGGCACAGATGTTGTAGATAACGTTGTTGATTGATCATGTGGTTGTAGAGCAACATGTAAGGGTGTATGATCACTCCCAGAAACACTCAGAGCATCCTCACTTCCCAACTGCAAAATTATACATTATCAGTAACACATCCATATTAAAACAGTTTTTACTTTTACCATACTTATCGCGTCAACAAGCTTATTTTCTAACTCCGTATTTCTCTTTTGTAATGTTTCAAAATCTCGTCGAAAACGCTTTTCTAACTCGACGAAATCTGTGTTTCGTTTATCTAGCATTTGTTGCAAATTCAGCAAACGTTCGCTATAAATTTGCAACTCACGTTCCTTGTCGTCAACCTTGaaagaaaattgttattttcatatgaatttatattagaTGAAAGACATTAAAGTAACCATTGTAGTAAGATTtgcattttccataattttcttTTGCAGTTCTTCGAAAATTAGAGCATCTTGTCCCAAATCACCTACGCCATCTGCGACAGCAACATCACTTTTTCCAGCTAATGTATGCTTTCGTAAATGCTCTTTATCGGTTTTAGTACGTCCCTCCCGTTTTGCGATTTCGTCTTGAAGAGCCGCAACTCTGTGCTCTAGTTGTCTATTACGAAAACCTAATGAGTCGACTTCCTGCTCAGATCGACGAAGTGCAGTTTCACTTTGTCGTAGTTGTTCACGTAAACTCTCTCCTTTTGACTGTTCATCCAAAACAGCATTTCGCAATACACCTGCCCGTGCTCGCAGCTTcagtaaataaagtaaaaatattaattcatttatgtatttaaatgacTAATTCGTGCTTAGGGGCGTACTTTTGAGTATTCACTAGCCAACTtttgatattttgtatgttGTGTTGCCGTTAGTTCTGCACTACCATCCATTCTACTGGGcactattaataataatatcacaCCTTgatctttaaattttatattacttgttTTGCAATTGCTTCTATGAGATATATCCTTTAATGTTCTTTGCGATATGAAATGTatccataattttttaatattagaagTGTAGCATTTCATCTGTTTATATCAGAATAACATTCATTTTTATAACGTGTGGatttttagaataatatttattacaataattaagtaattatatttactaCAATTCTTCCCTGatataatgtaatttatttaattcttttttgtactattttatCTTTGTAAGCAGCTAAGTTCGCCATATTCGCTTTTGTTATCATAATTCAAGCTTATTGTGAACTATCCATAATGTTAAAATGCAATTTGACATTTTAGTAGAAATTGAcatttcttcattgaaatctgaCTATTTAATAAtcgtaaacaaatatttaccgctaaaaaattattaatataaaattataaatataagataTGTCAGCGGGATCTGTAGACTTAAGCTCGTATCGCGATCAGCATTTTAAAGTAAGTGTCTATTCAGTTTACATGTATAATTAAGATGAGTATAAACTTTCTAATTTTCATACGCCTTTCTAGGGATCACGGTCTGAGCAAGAGCGTTCACTCCGTGAATCATGTACATTGTATGTAGGGAATCTATCATTTTATACAACGGAGGAACAAATTCATGAATTATTTTCCCGCTGCGGTGAAGTACGGCGCATAGTAATGGGTTTagataagtacaaaaaaactCCTTgtggattttgttttgttgaataTTATATGCGTACAGACGCAGAAATGGCCATGCggtaagtaaaataataataaaagactaACATGGTTTACAAGCCCATTTCTTATACAAGATACGTGAATGGAACAAGACTAGATGATCGTTTAATTCGAGTTGATTGGGATGCAGGTTTTATAGAGGGACGTCAATATGGCCGAGGCAAAACTGGTGGGCAAGTGCGTGATGAATACCGAACAGACTATGATGCCGGGCGAGGAGGTTATGGCAAATTactgcaacaaaaaattgcCCCAAATACCGACAACCGTTAATTCTTttggtattttacattttactttaggatttatacaatatatataatgaaaaataatattataattctgTTTTGCCTCCGCTTAAAGATGGACCATTCTTAAGCTTCTTATGTCGtttcttttctattttcctTCCTTGGTGTTTACGTACGTCGTAGTAGGGATTTACATAGTCATGATTACGACGTTCTTCATTAATCTCTTGATGTAAAAGTGACATCAATTTGGTGGTAGATTTATCAATTATGTTAGGGAATGAGTTGACAAATTCATAACACCAATTCAGCATGAATTTCCATTCTGAAATCTGTTTACCAAAAATTCTGTAACTTATCTCTGGAAAATGTATAAGACTTTCGGCAGCTATGCAGCAATTTTCCATTAAGATACTGACTGAATCCTGTAAGTCACCATTTTGAGTAAATCCGTCTCGCAAACTTTCAAAAGCATacgttgttattgtaatattattgtCCTGGATATGCTATGATTGGGTATAATTATAGCTTGGCaggtaaatacaattttatttaattttgttttacctGATAGATTTTGCCGTAGGTTAATTTTAACAgcttatagtttttttcataatggtttgatttaatcatattttttattatagtttgaTGCTCTCTACGACGTTCCGTAAATATTTTGGAATCTGcagcaaattttttataattattttaaatactccattttaataatatgtacttACAAAGGCTTGCGGAGATAACCGACTTATTGCTTTCATTATCCATGGCTTGGCCATTTAACGAATGTTTATCAACCgcaataatcaaaaaatttacacaaataagtGTAATTGAGCAACTTAAGGACCGCATTTCGCTAAATTTGAAAACCACTCTTGGAATAGTCTACCTAATTCTCTATATGTATTACACATTCTCTGCTAATTATTTTTAACGTTTATCTCCCATTCACAATAAATCTACACGTGAACAAATTTCAATATGTATATCACCTTgacgtaaatattttattccttGTATTGTTCAAATCAATTCAACTACTTAAATCCGAAGTAAGATTTTACACTCTCAAGTtgtgttaaatttatttgataattatgaatttacacattatattcgtatgtatatatataggtttACGGGTAAAACCACtaccatatttttatttgtaacagTAGTCTCTTAAGCTATAGATCATATAATCACATATGATTCTGAAcgtacacatgtgtatatacataaaatattttaatgttttccaaTGTTATTTGCTAAAGAACAGCTTAGCCCGGTGCCATCAGGTTCAACGTTCAACTCTTTCACTTCTCCATTTTCTATGAC
This genomic interval carries:
- the LOC105208383 gene encoding uncharacterized protein LOC105208383; its protein translation is MKCYTSNIKKLWIHFISQRTLKDISHRSNCKTSNIKFKDQGVILLLIVPSRMDGSAELTATQHTKYQKLASEYSKLRARAGVLRNAVLDEQSKGESLREQLRQSETALRRSEQEVDSLGFRNRQLEHRVAALQDEIAKREGRTKTDKEHLRKHTLAGKSDVAVADGVGDLGQDALIFEELQKKIMENANLTTMVDDKERELQIYSERLLNLQQMLDKRNTDFVELEKRFRRDFETLQKRNTELENKLVDAISMLGSEDALSVSGSDHTPLHVALQPHDQSTTLSTTSVPTAEERICNLEKEMFHWRTQYEILKCNEAVMLKDEKNGMYENNVTFSSAANPEKSNCSCSSAAAGLMVKYCSTETKSARDSYKESTLPPTKEQLVYNSFCHKFENLLKSKYIAESRIFSYETELEHFQICLENATHELKAKDEQMESINQALKMLEEDLTTTRINYDEQISVLTEQVINLSEQLAASK
- the LOC105208379 gene encoding nuclear cap-binding protein subunit 2 — protein: MSAGSVDLSSYRDQHFKGSRSEQERSLRESCTLYVGNLSFYTTEEQIHELFSRCGEVRRIVMGLDKYKKTPCGFCFVEYYMRTDAEMAMRYVNGTRLDDRLIRVDWDAGFIEGRQYGRGKTGGQVRDEYRTDYDAGRGGYGKLLQQKIAPNTDNR